In Acipenser ruthenus chromosome 1, fAciRut3.2 maternal haplotype, whole genome shotgun sequence, the genomic stretch AGGTACGCTCTTACACACTCTAGatccaccccccccacacacactcagTTTGACACCTCCTTGCTGAATCCAGCTCCTGCTACTTCAGCTCTTTTGGCTCTGGGAGTAAAAACAGAAACATCTGACTTCATTATTTTATTCCAAAGGATGATTTTAATGTACTGGTAAGTGTAAAATGTATATGTAAAGTAAAAGCTGAATGCTCACAggttgttttgctttgtattgcAGGTCTGAATCAGCAACACTTGGAGCTTCTTGCCATGCTCAATGTGAAAGAGCAGAAGATGTTTCGAGAGTCCGTGCCTCCGAGCAGCAGCGGTGTGAGAGAGGGAACAGCTTTAGAGGTCATTAAGAAACAGGAGCATGTGTCTCATTAGAGACTCCAGCCACTTCTCCACCTGCCACTGGGACTGACTCAAACGATTTGAAACCAGACtcgttcatttccatcagcagcagatcacgATCAAATCAATTTAAACAGGGgctctgtcagccccagttaggattgcaggccGGGAGAACTCAGAACTCACGCTGATTTTAAATCTCTGACCgtacaaaaaaaataagcaaGCTGAGCACAAGGgctataaatatattgtaatatcgGAGGCTGGTGAATTCCTTTAGAAACAGGAGTTGTGCAACAAAaagcgatacttttgtataatgTCAGTTTGTGTTGTAGATTGCAGGCTGCAGGTGGACGCGCTTCCTTTGTTGTGTTTCCAGGCTTTGTAAATGAAGTCTGCTTTCCTCCCTAGCTCGCTGTGCTAGGAGCGTGCAGCTGCAGTGTCAGTGGAGGGGAGCCCTGTCCTTGCGCCAAATCAGCAGCCGCCAGCCGCACGCAGGTCCTACAGCTCAAACAAGAGGTACGTCCAACTGAGCCGCGAGGAGGCCATGAGCCTGCACTGCTAAGAGCTGCGGGTACTCACACTGACCTGCAGGTCTCTCAGCCAAGTGCAGACCAGGCCGTACCTGTGTAGCATCGAATCTCTGATAAAGCAGCATGACCAGAGGCTACCTGGGTTTAAATCCTGCACTTAGTTCAtgcagcaaaaaagaaaaaaaagaaggtgCAGTGTGGTTGTGTTCAGGGCTTGTTCTGATTTTCTCCACCACTTTAAGATTGAATTAGTTGGTTTTGAGCAGACTAGGATTCCCAATTAAAAAGTAGTGTGAACTGTTTATTGCACAAGGATATGCGGTGACTTTACGTTCTAATGTGATTATTTTTCAATGGTTAGATTGCCTCTCGGCAGGGGGGTGGGGGTTATCTTATCAAAAAGTGTAGAGCGTAAAGGATCTCATTTTGAAGTAAATGCCCAGCAAGAATCAGCTGTTTATTTAGAATCTCAGTTTACTCAAAACCAATTAAAACCATGTTAGTGTTTTAACTGGGCTGCCTTTTGCAGTGGAGCCGTTCAAGGTTTATTGTCATGAAGGCTGTCCTCTCGCTCTCTCAGCTCGACACACAGAGGAAGTGGAAGGAGGAAGCCTTTGTGATGGCGGACGCATTCCGAATTGCTTTCGAGCAGCAGCTGAAGCGCCGCACTGACCAGACTCTGCGACTGATGGAGGCAGACCCCTTCCTCAGGAAGGAAACCTCAAAAGCAAAGAAGGTCAATGGCGAAGGTAAACACTCTGCAGGTGTGAGTGGAGTTCTCTTATACCAGTGGAGCGCTCTGCAGGTGTGAATGGAGTTCTCTTATACCAGTGGAGCGCTCTGCAGGTGTGAGTGGAGTTCTCTTATACCAGAGGAGCGCTCTGCAGGTGTGAGCAGAGTTCTCTTATACCAGTGGAGCGCTCTGCAGGTGTGAGCGGAGTTCTCTTATACCAGTGGAGCGCTCTGCAGGTGTGAATGGAGTTCTCTTATACCAGTGGAGCGCTCTGCAGGTGTGAGTGGAGTTCTCTTATACCAGTGGAGCGCTCTGCAGGTGTGAGCGGAGTTCTCTTATACCAGTGGAGCGCTCTGCAGGTGTGAGCGGAGTTCTCTTATACCAGTGGAGCGCTCTGCAGGTGTGAGTGGAGTTCTCTTATACCAGAGGAGCGCTCTGCAGGTGTGAATGGAGTTCTCTTATACCAGTGGAGCGCTCTGCAGGTGTGAATGGAGTTCTCTTATACCAGTGGAGCGCTCTGCAGGTGTGAGTGGAGTTCTCTTATACCAGTGGAGCGCTCTGCAGGTGTGAGTGGAGTTCTCTTATACCAGTGGCGCGCTCTGCAGGTGTGAGCGGAGTTCTCTTATACCAGTGGAGCGCTCTGCAGGTGTGAGTGGAGTTCTCTTATACCAGTGGAGCGCTCTGCAGGTGTGAGTGGAGTTCTCTTATACCAGTGGAGCGCTCTGCAGGTGTGAGCGGAGTTCTCTTATACCAGTGGAGCGCTCTGCAGGTGTGAGCGGAGTTCTCTTATACCAGTGGAGCGCTCTGCAGGTGTGAGTGGAGTTCTCTTATACCAGAGGAGCGCTCTGCATGGTGTGAGTGGAGTTCTCTTATACCAGAGGAGCGCTCTGCAGGTGTGAGTGGAGTTCTCTTGTATCCAGGTCTGCGGTGTTGGAAGAGTCAGTATAACAGTACTCTATTGTTTCTGACAGCGGACGCTCTCACCATGGGGCAGAAGCTGAAGGGGATGCTGGGTTCCAGTGCAGACTGTGGGAAGCTGGAGGCGCTGGATGACCCCGTGGAGATCTTGAGAATGCTGGTGGATCTGGTTTGTGTCTCAATCAGCCTCTTGGCGCTGTGCCCTGCCGAAGAGGTGGCCTCTAATCTTAATGTAGCAGGAAATGATTTACTGCTAATTAACTGAGTAGCGCTGTGCTTTACTGAACACAAACCTGTTTGGGGCTGCAAATATGATGTTACCAATTCACTGGAACATAcaaagctacaaaaaaaaatacaatcttttGAGTGACTGCAAATCTCCAACAAGCAAAGAGAGGTACTTCATACTGTGCTTGTCTCTACATTGATCTTCTAATTATATGGAAGAGGGTCTTGAGCTTTCATTGTCTTGTCTCTGCATTGATCTTCTAGTTATATGGAAGAGGGTCTTGAGCTTTCATTGTCTTGTCTCTACATGATCTTCTAGTTATATGGAAGAGGGTCTTGAGCTTTCATTGTCTTGTCTCTACATGATCTTCTAGTTATATGGAAGAGGATCTTGAGCTTTCATTGTCTTGTCTTTACATTGATCTTCTAGTTATATGGAAGAGGATCTTGAGCTTTCATTGTCTTGTCTTTACATTGATCTTCTAGTTATATGGAAGAGGATCTTGAGCTTTCATTGTCTTGTCTCTACATTGATCTTCTAGTTATATGGAAGAGGGTCTTGAGCTTTCATTGTGTTGTCTCTGCATGATCTTCTAGTTATATGGAAGAGGATCTTGAGCTTTCATTGTCTTGTCTCTACATTGATCTTCTAGTTATATGGAAGAGGGTCTTGAGCTTTCATTGTCATGTCTCTACATTGATCTTCTAGTTATATGGAAGAGGGTCTTGAGCTTTCAGCGACAGAAGACTAGAATAATTATAAATCCCATTCCTTCTCATTTTAAATATGCAACTGTAATAACTAATTCCATTACACAACCTTATTGTATCACAGCTGTAAAATGTAGAGCTGCTAATCCACCAACATTACAATTAACTGGCTTGTGTAGGTCATGCAATTAAAAGCCCACGGCTTCAAATCCTGTTCATGCCAAGTTGTCCAGATAGGGCCCCACAGTGACCCTTACTGGTGTGGTGTAAACtagcctccagggttcagtagctttgCAGTATTTGTTGCTCAGGTTCCTCTGGTGAAAAGAAGCGATTGGCTTGACAGAGGAAATGGTGGCCGCATGTTGATCTCCAGTCCTTACAGACAACGTTCAAATTGGATTAAAAACAAATGGggataaaaatgtatttcaaaaaaagaaaggaaagtaTATTTCAAAACACAGAACATTCAGTATATTTcacaatgtgttttatatatcCTAACTCCTGTCATAATTGTTAGCATAAAtgttaattgataaatgtaatttaattgtaTAAACTTTACTGGTAAAGCTTAATGCTTAACTTTTGGTCTACACCTGGTAAAAACAACTATGTATTCAAAGATCTCCTTGGGGGAGTATAATGATATTGTTTTTAGTTACTAGAACAAGTTGCTTAGTCTTGTGTTTCTAATTCTCCTATTCGGTTCAATGGCAGGCAGAGGTGTCTCATTCAGCGGGGGTCTTGGCATAATTACCTGCTTCCCTTTGTTCACAGGGTTTGAATGATTGTTATTCAAGTGTAATTGTTCAGTGTGTCGCTCTAATGCCTGCTGTGATAATTGTGTTCCAGCTCAATGACAAGGAAGAGGCTTTGGCACATCAGAGGAAGGTCAGCTACATGCTGGCTCACAACGCTGAAAAGCTGGAAGGACACATCAAACAGATGAAAGGTGCAAATCCTCTTGGAAATGCTGATTCTGCGGAGGAGAGCAGCACAAATCAACGCTGCCACGAGCCTCGGAGCCAGCAGCACTGTCCTAGAACGAGCTGTCACAAACCTGACGAGGACTTACATAACGTCAGGGGAGAACTCTGAAATAAGAAAGACACACAGCCTCCCTGTCAATCGGGGGAAGCGCTGCCTTCGCAAGACCAGACAACCGTTTCTGATATAAGCGAGGACAAggacagaagcagcagcaggcaCAATGAGCTGCCAAGCCAGCGAGACAGAGCCGATGATGTGCCTCCAAGAAAAGAACATCTCGCCCTGGGCAAGGACTCGATGAGGGAGTGATCAGCAATGTTCAGTATAATTTCCGCAAGGACTGTACATTGCACCGGGCGGCAGGTCCGGGGTTCATTTAAAATGAGCTGTTATTCTGTGCTAACTGGGGTGGCTAACTCAATGTGCGTGTCAGCTGGTCGAAAGCATATTGAAAGTGTGAAtgtagtatttattattaatattcaatCAGTACATCATTGATGGTGTGTCAGTGTTATACAGGACTTTAACTGAGACATGCCT encodes the following:
- the LOC117403547 gene encoding coiled-coil domain-containing protein 125-like isoform X1, whose product is MDTEMLRPLKIHPKCWRVQARMQSGEQDPQRQEEEREDDMAGGDLGYGLGRKPGGIYEKGVKPQNPDGLGLAPAARLRRVSSHGSASFKWTAYTALHTVFQKSLPQDKRPGYWRLNSEVSPDVMYDLSTEELKQRLQEVEEEAEFLRSELEVTQRQLEGKYEALKILQSRAVFDKATTHTKTLLQKSEERNKVLEKDVNALQWEIAFNQVQFKNIEQSWKEKYQRVCSENETLNVTLEANASQLQELKLENSSLNQQHLELLAMLNVKEQKMFRESVPPSSSGVREGTALELAVLGACSCSVSGGEPCPCAKSAAASRTQVLQLKQELDTQRKWKEEAFVMADAFRIAFEQQLKRRTDQTLRLMEADPFLRKETSKAKKVNGEADALTMGQKLKGMLGSSADCGKLEALDDPVEILRMLVDLLNDKEEALAHQRKVSYMLAHNAEKLEGHIKQMKGANPLGNADSAEESSTNQRCHEPRSQQHCPRTSCHKPDEDLHNVRGEL
- the LOC117403547 gene encoding coiled-coil domain-containing protein 125-like isoform X2, with the protein product MQSGEQDPQRQEEEREDDMAGGDLGYGLGRKPGGIYEKGVKPQNPDGLGLAPAARLRRVSSHGSASFKWTAYTALHTVFQKSLPQDKRPGYWRLNSEVSPDVMYDLSTEELKQRLQEVEEEAEFLRSELEVTQRQLEGKYEALKILQSRAVFDKATTHTKTLLQKSEERNKVLEKDVNALQWEIAFNQVQFKNIEQSWKEKYQRVCSENETLNVTLEANASQLQELKLENSSLNQQHLELLAMLNVKEQKMFRESVPPSSSGVREGTALELAVLGACSCSVSGGEPCPCAKSAAASRTQVLQLKQELDTQRKWKEEAFVMADAFRIAFEQQLKRRTDQTLRLMEADPFLRKETSKAKKVNGEADALTMGQKLKGMLGSSADCGKLEALDDPVEILRMLVDLLNDKEEALAHQRKVSYMLAHNAEKLEGHIKQMKGANPLGNADSAEESSTNQRCHEPRSQQHCPRTSCHKPDEDLHNVRGEL